One genomic region from Microcystis panniformis FACHB-1757 encodes:
- a CDS encoding transposase → MNNFSEKHHRRSLRLSRYDYSQSAAYFVTICIKNSENLLGDIQDNVMNLNQFGQVVKDIWHSLDTRYKEVILDEFVIMPNHIHGIIFIDNPVEIIHELSLPEERRKMLLPKVVGYFKMNSAKLINQLQSTQGQSVWQKNYYEHIIRDEVSLTKIREYIVNNPLKWHQDIENQQVKPSQEELQFWQSFGRKDL, encoded by the coding sequence ATGAATAACTTTTCTGAGAAACACCATCGTCGTTCCTTAAGATTATCTCGCTATGATTATTCTCAATCGGCTGCATATTTTGTGACAATCTGTATTAAAAATAGTGAAAATTTATTAGGGGACATACAAGATAATGTCATGAATCTTAATCAATTTGGTCAAGTTGTTAAGGATATTTGGCATAGTTTAGATACTCGTTATAAAGAAGTTATTTTAGATGAATTTGTGATTATGCCTAATCATATTCACGGAATAATATTTATTGATAACCCAGTAGAGATAATTCATGAATTATCTCTACCAGAGGAAAGGCGAAAAATGTTGTTACCTAAAGTGGTTGGTTATTTTAAAATGAATAGTGCTAAACTGATTAATCAATTGCAGAGTACTCAAGGTCAATCGGTTTGGCAAAAGAATTATTATGAACATATTATCCGTGATGAGGTTTCCTTAACGAAAATTAGAGAATATATTGTTAATAATCCTTTAAAATGGCATCAAGATATCGAAAATCAGCAAGTCAAACCTAGTCAGGAGGAACTTCAGTTTTGGCAAAGCTTCGGTAGAAAGGATTTATAA